Proteins co-encoded in one Methylobacterium sp. WL1 genomic window:
- a CDS encoding DUF350 domain-containing protein codes for MTSISGLPAFLLYLVTAGGLIGLYLLVYTLATAHNELALIRRDVAAAAVALGFSLVGFALPLSVAIYNAQSILDCIVWGLVALVVQILIYWLVRLAVPDLSRRIEDGRMAAAVLLGAASFAGGLVNAASMTA; via the coding sequence ATGACCTCCATCTCGGGTCTGCCCGCCTTCCTGCTCTACCTCGTGACGGCTGGGGGACTGATCGGCCTCTACCTTCTCGTCTACACGCTCGCCACCGCCCACAATGAGCTCGCGCTGATCCGGCGGGACGTGGCCGCGGCCGCGGTGGCGCTGGGCTTCAGCCTCGTCGGCTTCGCGTTGCCGCTCTCGGTGGCGATCTACAACGCCCAGTCCATCCTCGATTGCATCGTCTGGGGCCTCGTCGCCCTCGTCGTGCAGATCCTGATCTACTGGCTCGTGCGCCTCGCGGTGCCGGATCTGTCGCGGCGCATCGAGGACGGGCGGATGGCCGCCGCGGTGCTCCTTGGCGCGGCGTCCTTCGCGGGCGGCCTCGTGAATGCCGCCTCGATGACCGCCTGA
- a CDS encoding DUF1190 domain-containing protein — translation MADARTVGPAEDPGESRRRKRSAAISLVLVTGAGAAALGLGWLDPSQKEEDALVYDSLSACIGQGLRTEEACTTDYAAAQAAYSTTAPRYPTAETCRAHHGPDGCVAGETVAPDAAGSFVPLMAGYMIGRTLEQGLPAQPLYRHAEETQAAGGGSRGGGGYCTGSGGRVYAAAGRPATRVASSVARTTASAPRMVSQGGFGGTGRAIASAGSRSGGFGGG, via the coding sequence ATGGCGGACGCGCGCACGGTCGGGCCCGCAGAAGACCCTGGCGAGAGCCGCCGGCGCAAGCGCTCGGCCGCGATCTCCCTCGTCCTGGTCACCGGGGCCGGAGCGGCGGCGCTCGGACTGGGCTGGCTGGATCCCTCCCAGAAGGAGGAGGACGCCCTGGTGTACGACAGCCTGTCCGCCTGCATCGGCCAGGGGCTTCGCACGGAGGAGGCCTGCACGACCGATTATGCGGCCGCCCAGGCCGCCTATTCCACGACAGCGCCGCGCTACCCCACCGCAGAGACATGCCGGGCGCATCACGGTCCGGACGGCTGCGTGGCGGGAGAGACGGTCGCTCCGGACGCAGCCGGCTCTTTCGTGCCCCTGATGGCCGGCTACATGATCGGGCGCACGCTGGAGCAAGGCCTGCCGGCCCAGCCGCTCTACCGGCACGCGGAGGAGACCCAGGCGGCCGGCGGAGGCAGCCGCGGCGGAGGCGGCTACTGCACCGGTTCGGGCGGCCGGGTCTACGCCGCGGCGGGCCGTCCGGCGACCCGCGTCGCGTCCAGCGTGGCGCGCACGACGGCGTCCGCACCGCGGATGGTGTCCCAGGGCGGGTTCGGTGGGACCGGGCGGGCGATCGCTTCGGCCGGCAGCCGCTCGGGCGGGTTCGGAGGCGGCTGA
- a CDS encoding glutathionylspermidine synthase family protein yields the protein MRRVPIPERPDWRDHAARAGFAFHTFDDEPYWDESAYYAFTLAEVEDDIEAPTRELHALCLAFADRAVSDGAILASLAIPEHAWDAIADSFRRRDPSLYGRMDFCYGGAGTGPAKLLEYNADTPTAPYESAVFQWLWLEDGLAQGRLPAGADQFNALHERLIARLAAMGLPDTLAFTCYPDAPEDRGTVAYLQDCAVQAGLAAPFVPLEAVGLSEDGQFLDAGGRPLADLFKLYPWEWLLADAFGPAIGASPTRFVEPPWKAVLSNKGLLAHLWAMAPGHPNLLPTYFEDDPGKAALGTSFAKKPLVSREGANILLVRDGVILERDAGPYGREGFVRQALAELPAFDGRHALVGSWIVGDEPSGLCLREGPRRITTDRARFVPHLIAG from the coding sequence ATGCGCCGCGTGCCCATCCCGGAGCGTCCCGATTGGCGCGATCACGCGGCGCGGGCCGGCTTCGCCTTCCACACCTTCGACGACGAACCCTACTGGGACGAGAGCGCCTACTACGCCTTCACCCTGGCCGAGGTCGAGGACGACATCGAGGCGCCCACGCGCGAGCTCCACGCCCTGTGCCTCGCCTTCGCCGACCGGGCCGTGTCGGACGGTGCGATCCTCGCCTCCCTGGCGATCCCCGAGCACGCCTGGGACGCCATCGCGGACAGTTTCCGGCGGCGCGACCCTTCCCTCTACGGGCGGATGGACTTCTGTTACGGCGGGGCCGGCACCGGACCGGCCAAGCTCCTCGAATACAACGCCGACACGCCGACCGCCCCCTACGAGAGCGCCGTGTTCCAGTGGCTCTGGCTGGAGGACGGTCTCGCGCAGGGACGCCTGCCCGCGGGGGCGGACCAGTTCAACGCGCTCCACGAGCGGCTGATCGCCCGCCTCGCCGCCATGGGGCTCCCCGACACCCTGGCGTTCACGTGCTATCCCGACGCGCCGGAGGACAGGGGCACGGTGGCCTACCTGCAGGATTGCGCCGTGCAGGCCGGGCTCGCGGCGCCGTTCGTGCCGCTGGAGGCGGTCGGCCTGTCCGAGGACGGGCAGTTCCTCGACGCCGGAGGCCGGCCGCTGGCCGACCTGTTCAAGCTCTACCCCTGGGAATGGCTGCTCGCCGACGCGTTCGGCCCGGCAATCGGCGCTTCGCCCACCCGCTTCGTCGAACCGCCGTGGAAGGCCGTGCTCTCCAACAAGGGCCTGCTCGCCCATCTGTGGGCGATGGCGCCCGGCCACCCGAACCTCCTTCCGACCTACTTCGAGGACGATCCCGGCAAGGCGGCCCTGGGCACCTCCTTCGCGAAGAAACCGCTCGTCTCGCGCGAGGGCGCCAACATCCTGCTCGTGCGCGACGGCGTGATCCTGGAGCGCGACGCGGGCCCCTACGGACGCGAAGGCTTCGTGCGGCAGGCGCTGGCGGAACTCCCCGCCTTCGATGGCCGCCACGCGCTCGTCGGCAGTTGGATCGTCGGGGACGAGCCCTCCGGCCTCTGTCTGCGCGAGGGGCCACGCCGCATCACCACGGACCGGGCACGGTTCGTGCCGCATCTGATCGCAGGCTGA